One window from the genome of Alphaproteobacteria bacterium encodes:
- a CDS encoding RluA family pseudouridine synthase: MTDRDSYESTIPQGAPRQRLDRYLADSLPEVSRSRIKALILSGHAAIDGAAVTNPAKPLRQGQTVALGIPAATPAVPEPQAIPLVVVYEDEALVVVDKPAGLVVHPAPGNPDRTLVNALLAHCGETLSGIGGVRRPGIVHRLDKETSGLMVAAKTDTAHQALAAQFAAHSIARAYAAVAWGVPLPRQGSVSSNIGRDPRNRKRMTIVSKGGKPARTGYRVQCVFGDGLASLLRCRLETGRTHQIRVHMREIGCPLVGDPVYGRGRKMTPKGAPEAAIAFPRQALHAYFLGFTHPLSLRTLGFRSNFPNDIQHLLDSFGKAEQKS; this comes from the coding sequence ATGACTGATCGCGACAGCTACGAAAGCACGATCCCCCAGGGTGCGCCACGCCAGCGGCTCGACCGCTATCTGGCTGACAGCTTGCCGGAGGTGTCGCGCAGCCGCATCAAGGCGCTGATCCTTAGCGGGCATGCTGCCATCGACGGCGCTGCGGTCACGAACCCCGCGAAGCCGCTGCGCCAAGGGCAAACGGTTGCACTCGGGATACCGGCGGCGACCCCGGCCGTGCCCGAACCGCAGGCCATTCCGCTTGTCGTGGTCTACGAAGACGAGGCGTTGGTCGTGGTTGACAAGCCCGCGGGTCTTGTGGTGCACCCGGCCCCGGGCAATCCCGACCGCACCCTGGTCAATGCCTTGCTCGCCCATTGCGGTGAAACGCTTTCTGGCATCGGCGGTGTGCGCCGTCCCGGCATCGTGCACCGGCTCGACAAGGAGACCAGCGGATTGATGGTTGCGGCCAAGACCGACACGGCCCATCAGGCCCTCGCGGCCCAGTTTGCCGCCCACAGCATCGCCCGCGCCTACGCCGCCGTGGCCTGGGGCGTGCCGCTCCCGCGCCAGGGCTCGGTCAGTAGTAACATCGGGCGTGATCCCCGCAACCGTAAGCGCATGACGATCGTCAGCAAGGGCGGCAAGCCCGCACGCACCGGCTATCGCGTGCAGTGTGTGTTTGGTGATGGTCTTGCTAGCCTGCTGCGCTGTCGTCTCGAAACCGGCCGCACTCACCAGATCCGCGTCCATATGCGCGAGATTGGTTGTCCCCTGGTTGGCGATCCGGTCTATGGCAGGGGCCGCAAAATGACACCGAAAGGCGCGCCTGAGGCCGCAATCGCCTTTCCACGTCAGGCCTTGCATGCTTATTTCCTCGGGTTCACGCATCCGTTGTCGCTCCGAACCTTGGGGTTTCGCTCAAATTTTCCTAATGATATCCAGCACTTGCTAGATTCGTTTGGAAAGGCAGAGCAAAAGTCTTAA
- a CDS encoding rhomboid family intramembrane serine protease gives MSEPVFNVPPVTLRLCLLLLLSYLLSLWLGVWPGTTGGTLALNVQAFRTQFDPGGGLDLMLLAALPGHALLHDGFAHFGVNTGMLLAFGTAVERGLGGRMLVALALAGAISGGLAMVVLGNNMPTYLVGASDAVHAVAGAAALLMLRHSNVSGRRTGFALLCFLLGINAILAVLGDVAMIDDLRIAWQAHLGGLSAGLVMAGWVILRLPRG, from the coding sequence ATGAGCGAGCCCGTCTTCAACGTGCCGCCGGTCACGTTACGGCTCTGCCTGCTGCTGCTGCTCAGCTATTTGCTCAGCCTCTGGCTGGGGGTCTGGCCGGGCACAACTGGCGGCACCCTGGCGCTCAACGTACAGGCCTTCCGTACTCAGTTCGACCCCGGTGGGGGCCTTGATCTGATGCTCCTAGCGGCCCTGCCGGGCCACGCGCTGCTTCATGACGGCTTCGCTCATTTCGGCGTCAATACGGGCATGCTATTGGCTTTCGGTACGGCGGTCGAACGCGGCCTAGGCGGCCGCATGCTGGTGGCGCTGGCGCTGGCCGGCGCTATCTCGGGTGGCCTGGCAATGGTAGTACTCGGCAACAATATGCCGACGTACCTAGTCGGCGCCAGTGATGCGGTTCATGCCGTGGCCGGGGCTGCGGCACTGCTGATGCTGCGGCACAGCAACGTGAGCGGCCGGCGAACGGGCTTTGCCCTGCTTTGCTTCCTGCTCGGTATCAACGCCATCCTAGCCGTGCTTGGCGATGTGGCGATGATCGATGATCTGCGCATCGCCTGGCAGGCGCATCTTGGTGGCCTCTCCGCAGGGCTCGTGATGGCTGGCTGGGTGATCCTGCGCCTGCCGCGGGGCTGA
- a CDS encoding beta-eliminating lyase-related protein, translating into MNFRSDNESPAAPEILEALAHANHDSAHSYGADRYTAQLQTRFQELFECDLTVYPVATGTAANALCLGELAPPYGAVYCHSKAHIHVDECGAPEFYSGGAKLIGLNGEHGRIAAETVNKTLTATGYHGEHESVPAVLSLTQATEAGTLYAPAAVAELAAIAKKAGMAVHMDGARFANALATLGCSPADLSWRVGVDMLSFGATKNGGMMSEAVVDFRPTAERPPHESLRRRRMRGGHLLSKMRFLSAQLLAYVEDDLWLRLAAQANAGAARLAEGLAALPSVRLAHPVEANEVFAYLPEPLAEALAAGGVEFHRWPGSDGLVARLVVPHCVTEADIAWLLAQATAAA; encoded by the coding sequence GTGAACTTCCGCTCTGACAATGAATCGCCAGCCGCGCCAGAAATTCTCGAAGCGCTAGCCCACGCCAACCACGACAGCGCCCATTCCTACGGCGCCGACCGGTATACTGCGCAACTGCAGACGCGCTTCCAAGAGCTATTCGAGTGCGACCTCACGGTTTATCCTGTGGCCACCGGCACCGCCGCCAACGCCCTCTGCCTCGGCGAGTTGGCACCACCCTATGGAGCTGTCTATTGCCATTCGAAAGCGCATATCCATGTCGACGAATGCGGCGCGCCCGAGTTCTACAGTGGAGGTGCCAAGCTCATCGGCCTTAACGGCGAGCACGGCCGGATCGCGGCGGAAACCGTAAACAAGACCCTGACGGCGACCGGCTATCACGGCGAACATGAATCGGTCCCCGCTGTGCTCAGCCTGACCCAGGCAACGGAAGCGGGCACGCTGTACGCGCCGGCGGCCGTAGCCGAGCTTGCCGCTATCGCGAAGAAGGCCGGCATGGCGGTGCATATGGATGGTGCCCGCTTCGCCAATGCACTAGCCACGCTGGGCTGCTCGCCAGCGGACCTGAGCTGGCGTGTCGGCGTCGACATGCTGTCGTTCGGTGCCACTAAGAACGGCGGCATGATGTCCGAGGCGGTGGTCGATTTTCGTCCGACCGCTGAGCGACCGCCGCACGAGTCACTGCGTCGGCGGCGCATGCGCGGCGGCCACCTGTTGAGCAAGATGCGTTTTCTTTCGGCTCAATTGCTGGCCTATGTCGAAGACGACCTGTGGCTGCGGCTCGCGGCACAGGCCAATGCCGGGGCGGCACGCCTCGCCGAGGGCCTAGCGGCCTTACCCAGTGTACGCCTTGCCCACCCCGTGGAAGCCAACGAGGTTTTCGCCTACCTGCCCGAACCGCTGGCCGAGGCCTTGGCGGCGGGCGGCGTCGAGTTCCATCGCTGGCCAGGCAGCGATGGCCTAGTGGCCCGCCTTGTGGTGCCGCATTGCGTCACCGAGGCGGATATCGCGTGGCTTCTGGCCCAAGCCACGGCAGCAGCATGA
- the rpoH gene encoding RNA polymerase sigma factor RpoH yields the protein MVAMKLPTVSSEGGLTRYLEEIRRFPMLSHEEEYMLARRWHEHDDIDAAHTLVTSHLRLVAKIAMGYRGYGLPVSELISEGNVGMMQAVKRFDPDRGFRLATYAMWWIRAAIQEYILHSWSLVKMGTTAAQKKLFFNLRKLKGQLQAIDDGDLPDETVSEIARRLSVPEAEVISMNRRMASADHSLNAPLKVDGNGEWIDWLVDNEDDQETRYAEEEELAQRREMLAEAMGALNDRERHIFSARRLSEDPQTLEELSQVYGVSRERVRQIEVRAFEKVQKAIRDSLAEQAAARATTLEDA from the coding sequence ATGGTCGCGATGAAGCTCCCAACGGTCTCTTCGGAAGGCGGGTTAACCCGCTATCTTGAGGAAATTCGCCGTTTCCCCATGCTCAGCCATGAGGAAGAGTACATGCTTGCCCGCCGTTGGCACGAGCATGACGATATTGATGCTGCGCACACGCTGGTCACCAGCCATTTGCGCCTGGTGGCCAAGATCGCCATGGGTTACCGCGGCTACGGTCTGCCGGTGAGCGAGCTTATCTCCGAAGGCAATGTGGGTATGATGCAGGCGGTCAAGCGCTTCGACCCCGATCGCGGTTTCCGCCTCGCTACCTACGCCATGTGGTGGATCCGCGCCGCCATTCAGGAATACATTCTGCATTCGTGGTCGCTGGTGAAAATGGGCACTACGGCGGCCCAGAAAAAGCTCTTCTTCAATCTGCGTAAGCTCAAAGGACAGCTGCAAGCCATCGACGATGGCGATCTACCGGACGAGACCGTGAGCGAGATCGCGCGCCGCCTGTCGGTGCCGGAGGCCGAGGTCATCAGCATGAACCGGCGCATGGCTAGCGCCGACCATTCGCTTAATGCGCCGCTCAAGGTCGATGGCAACGGCGAGTGGATCGACTGGCTGGTCGACAACGAGGATGACCAGGAGACCCGCTACGCCGAGGAAGAAGAGCTGGCCCAGCGTCGCGAGATGCTGGCCGAGGCGATGGGTGCGCTGAACGATCGCGAGCGCCACATCTTCAGTGCACGCCGCCTCAGCGAAGACCCGCAGACCCTCGAGGAGCTGAGCCAGGTCTACGGCGTTAGCCGCGAGCGCGTGCGCCAGATCGAGGTGCGCGCTTTTGAGAAAGTGCAGAAGGCGATCCGTGACAGCCTTGCCGAGCAGGCCGCAGCCCGCGCCACCACGTTGGAAGACGCCTGA
- a CDS encoding DUF6476 family protein produces the protein MNIQALKALVIGMGMLIAIGVTVIVVTVFNRIQDRARDVEAPERLDVAIPAGAKLLEIVPNGQRLVLRLETPDGDQILVVNLRSGAVETTLVLKP, from the coding sequence ATGAATATACAGGCTCTGAAAGCGCTGGTGATCGGCATGGGCATGCTCATCGCCATCGGTGTCACGGTAATCGTGGTGACGGTGTTCAACCGCATCCAGGACCGCGCCAGGGACGTAGAAGCGCCGGAACGGCTCGACGTGGCAATCCCAGCCGGTGCGAAACTGCTTGAGATAGTGCCGAATGGCCAGCGCTTAGTGTTGCGTTTGGAAACACCTGACGGTGACCAGATTTTGGTTGTGAACCTGCGCAGCGGAGCCGTCGAGACGACCCTGGTGCTCAAGCCGTGA
- a CDS encoding M67 family metallopeptidase, producing the protein MAASQLSWIEMACEKAYPDEACGLLVGRWTGEVARVSEVHASGNVAENPRRAFEVEPRLLLALHKRLRQGEDTLLGVYHSHPDSAALPSAHDLNRAWQPEMIWLITTVRDGRAVETTAHWLADGAFVPLPLALEAAL; encoded by the coding sequence ATGGCCGCATCACAGCTGAGCTGGATCGAAATGGCCTGCGAGAAGGCCTATCCAGACGAGGCCTGCGGCCTGCTGGTTGGACGCTGGACGGGCGAGGTGGCGCGGGTCAGCGAGGTGCACGCCAGCGGCAACGTCGCCGAGAACCCGCGGCGGGCCTTTGAGGTCGAGCCCCGGCTTTTACTTGCTTTGCACAAGCGTTTGCGCCAGGGGGAGGATACCCTGCTCGGCGTCTATCACTCCCACCCCGATAGCGCTGCGCTGCCCTCTGCGCACGATCTTAACCGGGCCTGGCAGCCCGAGATGATCTGGCTCATAACCACAGTGCGCGATGGCCGTGCGGTTGAGACCACGGCACACTGGCTGGCCGACGGCGCCTTTGTTCCCCTTCCCCTCGCCTTGGAGGCTGCGTTGTGA
- a CDS encoding NUDIX hydrolase, translated as MPSPSLCISQCAALAYRRHGLGLQIVLVTSMETRRWVLPKGNIEDGMTAAESAALEAYEEAGVKGEISPERLGTYDYDKSNGSGDDLRRVAVFPMAVTRILSDWPEQAQRRRQWMSIEDAILAVNEKQLKRLLARFAEAHAPRTS; from the coding sequence ATGCCCAGCCCTTCCCTTTGCATCAGCCAATGCGCCGCCCTTGCTTACCGCCGGCACGGGTTGGGCTTACAGATCGTGCTAGTTACCTCGATGGAGACGCGACGCTGGGTGCTGCCTAAGGGCAATATCGAAGACGGCATGACAGCGGCGGAATCGGCGGCGCTGGAAGCCTATGAGGAAGCCGGGGTCAAAGGCGAGATATCGCCCGAGCGCCTCGGCACCTACGACTACGACAAGTCCAACGGCAGCGGTGATGATCTGCGCCGCGTCGCCGTATTTCCTATGGCGGTGACCCGGATCCTGAGCGACTGGCCCGAGCAAGCGCAGCGCCGTCGCCAATGGATGAGCATCGAGGACGCCATTCTCGCGGTGAACGAAAAGCAGCTGAAAAGGCTGCTCGCCCGGTTCGCCGAGGCTCACGCTCCCCGAACATCCTAA